GAACTTGGTCAGTTACCGCTGGTCATTTCTTACTGAATTTTTTCTACAATGTTTTCACGATCCTTTAGGTGATGCCGCGATGGAATCCATTACCCAAACTTGTATCGACATCCTGGAGGAGCGTTTCTGGCGGAGTTTCGGCGGCGATCCAATGCGCGTAGCCGTTTGCCATTTCATCCAAGATCTTAGTTCTCGGGGGGGTTTCCCGTTGCTGGACGTTGTAGTCGACCGTTGGTTGAAGGCGTTGCGAGAGTGTCTCGCTTCAGCCGATTCAAATGTCCAGCAATCGGCCATCAGCGCCGTCACCGCTTTGATTGGCGAATACTTCCGGCATCAGCCAGTGGAGAAACTCACTGCCTTGTTGAACCATTTCCTACCCGAGGAAACGCACTAGCCCTGGGCTCAATGCCTCGCTTCCTCCTCACCGTTTCTTTGCCGAAAGTCATCCAACAGTTGTGCACCTGCGCTCTCATCACCGACAAGACTCTCCAATGGGCCGAATCTCGAAAAAATGCTCTGACAGCTCTTTCGCTCGTCTGCACAACCGTTGGGATCCAGCCCAGTTAAAATGACAGACGGcctaattttcatttattttgagattactctcaattttatttattattacacaGGTGGGGTTGATCAAGTGACACTGGCCGGAATATTCCGCACATTCATCGATGGCTTTGAAGATTACACGGTGGATAGCCGTGGAGATATTGGAGCTATCGTCCGTGAATCCGCAATGTATTCTATTCAGGTTCCGtttagaattattttatttcaaataaaataaatcgaaagaaaacatttgaatatttctacAGGTTGATTAGGTCAACACCTCGCAACCAGACCTACTTGAAGCTGACCTGATCCGCTCCGTATTGCATGCGGTGGCTAAACAATCGACGGAACAAGTCCGTCGTAACCGGTTGTTGGCCCccaacttcttttcttctctcgtctACTGGTACTTACAGAAAACAACTTAATTCTTAACTTTAATACCTCTAACGaatttatgtttgttttagtgATCATACCATTCCTCacattgagcagttggaagaaTTGCGTTCCATCATTCCACCGCCTCCGCTGGACATTTCGACCGAGAAGGAATGTTTCGATTTGTGGATGAAGATGATGCGACTCGACACTTACCGCAAAGCCGTCATCACCGGACTTGTTTCCAGCATCGGCAGTCTCACGGAGAGTTTCCGATGCATTTGCATTTATTAAACAACACCTCGAGTATTGCTTATGACCTAACTTGTTGTCTCGCAGGTTAAAAGTTCCAGCGCTTCATCAAAGCTCACCATTGCACGCTTCTAAATATTGTAAATGTGAGTTTGATTGAATgcgccgtttttttctttctttacacCTTTACTACAAAACCAGattttacacaaaaaaagCCCTTCGGGAACCTCTCCAAGGAGCAAAGCGCATTGGTagaaataatttataattttcccGAAGGGATTTTTAGGGCGAGGCATTTTGGGTTTTGGGGTTGGTGGGGTTGGAGGaaaaaaacgaatgaaattcGCCTGCTAAGTTCGCCTGCTAAGCTCAATAGATGGATTTGGAGATGAATGAAATTCGCCTGCCAAGCGCAATAGATGGATTTTGAGTTTTCTTAAGTTACATAGAACTAATTCGGGAAAGAATTTTAAGGATTAATAATTACGGATAAAAATGTTCTGTTAACGTTTTCATGCCATAGCATTCCATTTGTcgtaattattaaattatttaaaaaatgaaaaagaaataaacggcAGCCACAATTTCAacttggtaaaataaaaacaaagcagACGACTTAATCTcataccttcttcttctttgacaacctttttgagaaatcaaaatgacTCTAGAAGTTGCAGATGAGTgcacccaaaaagaaatcgatgtCATTGGACTTGGGTGCTGAAAAGAATCATTTACTGAGCACTCGGAGGTTGAAAAACTCATTGACGAACTGAGGACGTCAGCCCAACATCAGACAAACCAAACGGATATTCGTTTAGTGGAGGGAAACTGGAAAAGGTTTTCGTTCATTCTAGAATCTAGAATGATGACTCATCATGGAGAGGGCGAAATTCCCAGCGGCGAGATCGTCCAAATAAAAGGACAATTGACGGGCGGCCGATATGCAATAACTGCGAGGATTCCGGGCACGTAGCGCACGGTTGTTCAAAGGAGAAAGGATGCTTTGATTGTGGGGATCCTGGGCATTACTCACGGGAATGTCCCAATCGTCGACAAGATCGTGACGCAAAGTAAAAAGCGGGCTGTTGTGAACGAGTTGTGAATTATGAAACTCTAACTATTATCTTTAGTGAATGTTGGTGAAGTTGTTTTAGGTTGGCGAAATCCGGGCCTTGTGTAGCACCATCACCGAAAATTATGGCGAATCGTGGAACCATTGtacagaagaaggaagaaaactcCGATTGTGCTCATGTGTCTCGTCGAATTCCGGATTGTGTTCATCAGTCTCGTCGAAAGCCGCTAAGGCAAAAAAAACGTTGAGTGAAAAGCGGGTGTGTAATCGCCTGTTGCCAAATCGCCCGTTGCAGTTATCGGAAGATATCGGAGAAGCAACGAGTGAACGAAAAGACGCCTAGTGCAGTGGAGTGATCAGCAATCTTGAGCTGTGGTGCGGATGCAGCATTGCGACAAATACGCTTTCTTGCCGACTGGATTTAGTGATGAACGAGTGAGCGAGCATGCCCTCCGCCCTCGACGATGATTGAAGTCCCTGATACGTCTGGATTTGAAATTGTGTGATTTGTTGTGTGACTGAACGTTTGAGTTTGTCACTGGTTTTATTGTGTGCATTTGGCTCGATTGATTTATGTTGTTTTGAGGTTGTGAAGAGGATTGCCTTCATTGTGTTGAAGAGGTGTACCTTCACGAGAGAGGTTGTGAAGAGGAGTGCCTTCAATGTGTTGAAGAGGTGTACCTTCACGACAGAGTGAAAAGGAGTGCCTTCGTTGTAACGGAGAGGTGTGCTTTCACTGGGTGTGCGGAAGCTTCCGGGGAAGACGTGtcttccttgtgtgtgtgagttaAGTTAGAGTGCACTTAGTTGTAGTTTTTTGCTAAGTTAGAGTAGAGTAAAAGCTAAGAATAAGACTAAGGCTAAGAGTAGTATAAGGGCTAAGACTAGACGATTTGATTTTGGTTtgaatgttgtgtgtgtatgcctGTATGGTGCTTAATTAATACATTTGTTGTTTCGTGTTAATGTTCGGGACGATCACTCTCCGTGGAGGGGAGAAATGTCACGTTCCGTCTGTTCACTAATGCTATTGTTTGTAGGGcgagcgctagatggcctCGCGTCGACCTGACTTCCCTTCTTTAACCCCTTTTTCCAAGCAGATCTTGGCTACCTGTTGCGTCGGACAGTCGCATTTACTCTCCTGTCTGTGTTCGTTCTGTTCCCCGTGTGATGCTCGCATGTAAGCTGTTTTAGAGTGCTTGTGTGCGTAAGTTAGCGTTAGACCCATTAGGGGCATCATTGGCATAGATTAAGTGTAATTAGTGTAGGGCCAATGGTGAAAGTCACCCAGTCGAACTGTGCCGGTGTCGTTGGCCAGCGGTTTGGTGGCTTTTATTGATTGTGTTCAAACGACAAGTGTGCCGAACTGATTGCCCGTGACAATATACTCGTCCTGCTTTATGTAATCTTCGTTCTTTTTGCGGTATTGAGGAACATACATTCTAGTTTCTTCGAAGTAGGaatcttgtatttttttctaagGTTTTCCAtacaaatattgaaaaaatgatGTGTTTTGCAATGGCTCGGTGCGGTAATAAACTAAttgtttattattactattataaACATACCAATTTGGCCCAGGCTTTCTCAAATTGTTTTCTGATGACGACGTGGTCTGCTTCCCCCGTTTGTCCTACTTCCATTACCCCACCATCAGGAACATCGGGTTCATTGGAACCCTAGAATATGTTGTAATAGATCAACACCGGTAACGAGATCATCCTAGATAAGACCTTTTACTTCTAGATCACGGAGCTTAATCTTGGCTTTCACGGTCATTGGAACTGCTGTACCTAATAGATCAAAGAGTTTATACTACCTTAGATAATAATCCAACACTTGTGTAAGTAGCATAGGCAATCTTAGTGCAAAATCACACCATATCACTGGAAGGTGTTATGAAGACAAGTGTGTCTGTGTAACTGCTTTGTATTGTCTGCTGCATCTCTCTTTATAGGCCAGCCACTCTGGCGGCCAGATCTTCAACATCTCCCTTCTGCCCATGGACAAAACACATTGACGGACATAGGGAAAAACGACGGGCATAGGCAAATGACAGGcataaggaaaaagaagaagattgacgGGTATGCAGCAAGACAACACgaacaaattaacaaaaagaaatgaacgttAGGAGTTTAAGGTTTGAGATAGGGACGGCCAGAACGAGTGAAACCACGAACAGGCGTGATAGCCACGACAGGAGTTGGCTGATTAGTTGAGCTGGCTACCGGAGGAGCTGGACCGCTCACGGTCACGGCTGGAGACTCAACGGAACGACGTGACGGCGTAGACTCCTCGGGAGCACGAGTAGACGGCAGCGCTTCCATCATTCCTCCTCGCGATGCAAAACTTGGGGTGGCCGGAACAGCTGCAACTTGTGGTGCTACACCACGCGGGCGAGCGGTGATCAGAGTGTCACGGAAGTTGCTAGGCAGACGAATTCCAAACCCGGCGGTTGTGGAATTGTCAATATTAATGTCTCGACGAGTTCGGCGAAACACCCGACCATCAGACAGGGCGACCACGTACGAGTCCGGTTCCTTGCATACTGACAGTATCGACCCTGGTAGCCAGGCACCATACACCAGTGCTCGAACCCTCTGTCCCACCAACAGGGCTGATCCGCGAATGTCCGGTCGGCCGCCATGATGAAATGCCGCCTTTGCCTGGCGCTTCTGAAGTTGTTCGTGGACAAGGGCTGCTGGTACAAATTGGGGAACGAGTCGATTAGGCAGAAACGGAAGAACACCACGCAGATTCCGACCCTGGAGAAGAACTGCCGGAGACGGAAGGTCAGACGACACGGGTGTTGACCGGATAGCCGCCAACGCCTCCCATAGTGACCGACCGTCACTGAACATTTTAAGAATGGTCCGCTTGACTGTTTGTATGTGGCGTTCCACCAGGCCATTTGATTGTGGATAACACGGGCTGGACGAGACGGACCGGACGTTACGAGTGACACAGTAGGCTCGGAACTCGGCACAATCAAACTGTGATCCGTTGTCTGTCATCACCTCCTCTGGATATCCGAAGTCACTGAAGATTCTTTCCATTTCTGCAATGCTGGCGGCGCAAGACAGAGAGCGAAGGGGAACAGCAGCCGGCCACTTGCTGTAGGCGTCTACAACTAAAATGTAGTTGACtccattgaagaaaaataaatcggcTGACACTAGCTGAAAAGCATGAGTCGGCAATTTTACTGGATGCAGTGGTTGAGCTGGATTTTTATGACGGTGTTCTTGGCACGTTGAGCAGCTTGCCACCATGTTTCGTATCTGCTCGTCACATCCAGGCCAATACACAGCAGACCTGGCTCGCAGAACGCATTTGACTTCCCCAAAATGTCCGTCGTGGATTCCTTTTAGTATTTCCTGCCGTAGGGACAGTGGAATTACTAGTCTCTCCCCGTTGAGTAACAGGCCGTCTACTTCAGCCAGGTTGTGTCGAACCGCCCAAAACGGCTTTGCTGCTACTGGACACTGTGTTTTGTGCTCCGGCCAACCACGAACAAGAACTTCTTTGACTAACATCAGTGTAGGGTCAgccgctgttgctgctgcaaaTTTTTCTCGAGTTGTAGAATGAGGAATGACACAATCCAGTACTGCATGCACTTGCTCTTCACAGCCCTGCGTAGTGTCGTCTTGAAAAAGATGAGGTGACGGAGCCCGGCTCAGCGTATCTGCTATAAATAAGTCTTTCCCTGGCTTGTACACAAGCTTAAAATCGAAACGCTGTAATTGGAGCCGCATTCTTTGAATCCTCGGAGAGCAGGACGCTATTGGTTTGTCTAACAGACCCACTAACGGCTTGTGGTCAGTTTCAACAATCACCGACTGGCCATACACGTACTGCCAAAATCTCATTAAGCCGAACTGGACGGCTAGCAGCTCTTTCTCGTTTTGAAAATACCGCTTTTGAGTGACGGTGAGGGACGTGGACGAGTATGCTATCGGTTGACCGCTCTGTAGAAGCACAGCTCCAATACCGATGGGTGACGCGTCGACTGACACAACAACAGGCAGCGAATGGTTAAACAACCGTAGAACAGGAAGCGATGAAAGAGCTACTTTTAAACCAGCTAGGGACTTCTTTTGTGGTTCTTCCCAAACCCACGCTGCATCCGCCTTTAGAAGGTCTCGTAACGGTCTGGTTAAGCCGGCCAGGTCCTTGCAAAACTTATCAAGATAAGTTACCATGCCCAACAGCCTGATGAGATCTGCCGGCCCGGAAGGATCGGGCATGTCCACTATGGCGTCTATTTTGCACGGATCTGGTTTCAGCGTTCCTTGTCCAATAATATGGCCCAGCCATGGCAACTCCTGCAGAAAGAAACGACACTTCTTTAGTTGTAGCTTTAAGTTGTGTAGGCGACAACGTACCAGAACCGCTCGTAGATTCACTTGAAGTTCTTCTTTGGTCTCCCCCGTCACCAGGAAGTCGTCAAAGTATATAAACACGCCATTCAAATCTCCAAAGAAGTCGGACATAGTTTGTAGATAAACTTCAGGGGCCGACTTTAGCCCAAACGGCAGCCTGAGGTACCTGTAACGACCTTTTGGTGTTGCCATTGTGCAAAGATAAGACGCTTCATTAGTCAAGGGAATTTGGTAGAACCCGGAAGCAGCATCCAGGCTGCAAAAATAGCGAGCTTTACTTAGTTTGCTGAACAGCTGTTCAACAGTGGGGACCGAAAAATGCTGGCGTTGTATTGCTTTGTTAAGCTCCGACGGGTCCAAACAGATCCGGACATCTCCATCCGGTTTTCCAACCACCATCATTCTGCTTACCCATTCTGTGGGTTCTTGAACAGGCGTTATTATTCCTTCAGTTACCATTTCTTCCAGCTTCTTGTAGACTCGTTCTTCCAATTTAAACGGAAGCCGCCCTGCCGCACAGACAACTGGGTCAATTTTGTTAGCTCCTGACAATAACTTAATGTCATATTCAACAGGTAATTTACCTAGGCCAGTGAAGACATCTAAGAACTCGTGCACTATAGGTGGCTGTTGTGTGGAGACCGCAGAATGCAGTGAATCAATCCGTTGAATGAGCTTGAGTTCTTCACACGTTCGTAAGCCCAAGATTGCTGGCTGGCCCGGCTcttcgacaacaacaaagtcGGTGACGAAAACAGTGCTTCGATGTTCTACCTTTGCCGTGTGCAGACCCAGTACTTTGAGAAATCCACCTTTTGCTCCGTAGCTGCGGACAGTTGGACCAGGGCGTAGACGTTGGCACTGTTTAGGCAGACGACTGTAGAACTCGTAGGGCAGAATGTTGCACGTCGCTCCAGAATCTAGTTTAAAGTTGACTTCCACGCCATCCAGCGACAATTTTTGATACCACTCGCTCCCTTTTACACTTGACTTGAGCATATGATTCACAAAGTAATCTTCTCCAAACAGGGGAGGATGGGGTGGTGGATATGGCGGATATGGTGGATATACCATGGCTGTACCGCCTTGTTCAACATTACCAATCCACTGCTGTTGTTCTTCAAGTGTGTGTACTCTGCCTGGGGGAGGTGGCTGTGAAGACGCGTTGTTCTGAGGTGCCACCTGACGTGCGTTTCTGGAAGGACAACGGTTTGCGTAATGGCCCATTGCACCGCAACGAAAACACTCAACGCTGTCCACACGGCATTGACCTTTTTTATGTCGCCTTCCACAATCACTGCACGAAATAAACTGACTTTCTGACGAATAATTAGCTGCCGATTGTCTTTGATTTGCTGGAACGCGTTGTTCGGATGTACCACCTGCTGATGATTGTGAACCCGGTCTTCGATCTGGCTTCCGGCCGGATTGTCGAGATTGGACAGCATGGGCAGACTCTACTGCCGGAGTGTTGATCTGTGTTTGTTGCAACTTTGCTGACTCACACGCTCGAACGATTTCACACGCTTTGACGATCAGCAagtctttttcaaaaagcaatttttcaCGAATCAACGGATCAGCAATCCCCAACACAATCTGGTCACGTAATACTGAATCAGTACCATCGCCGTACCCACACGTCCTAACCAGTCCTCGTAATTCAGTTAGCCACGTGTCAAACGTTTCACTAGCAAGTTGATGGCGTCTCAAAAATTTAAACCTCTCAAACACCTCACTGCGACACGGTTCAAAATGATCTGTGAATTTGGCCAGCACAGGAGCGATTTTTCTAGCATCAGTTTCTGGTGTGAAGGCAAAGGTGTCGTAAATCTTCAGACCCTCGCTGCCAAGTAAAGTAATTAGGACACCCACCAACGTTTCTTCATCAGGTGGATTAGCAGGCGAGTTCGTTGCTACAACATACCACTTAAATTGCCGTACCCACACGCTCCACTGAGCAGCCAAGTCAGTGGCACTAAACGAAAAAGGCTCCGGTGCTTTTAATGACGACGCCATTGTCAGTCTAAGCACAAATAAAGTAACTTCACTCTCACACACCACAGGATGCAAAAGATAAAGGCAGATAAACAAGAGTTACTGTCCTGACAAAATGGAGCAACCACGCTACTCTCGGTTCACACTTTGCAGACGACCCACTTCTGACACCATGTTATGAAGACAAGTGTGTCTGTGTAACTGCTTTGTATTGTCTGCTGCATCTCTCTTTATAGGCCAGCCACTCTGGCGGCCAGATCTTCAACAGAAGGTTTCCAAATGATACCCAGCACCATCTCAAGCTCGTGCTGTGCTGCGCCGCGTTCCTTCCGTTCTCTCCCAAACCATACCCGTACCCACAACCCTACCCCAACCTAAACCTCTCCCCTTGTTAGCTTAATTGGTGAATTAAGGGTCAGCCATTTGCTAAATTTTCCCTCTGTGGTGACTGAGGAAGTTGACGAAGTCGGAGATGATGGACACATAATAAAGGGAGTTTACCTTGCTGAGCCGACCGCAGAGGATGGCCTCTTTAGTGTGGTTGTGGACGTTGACGATTAACCTTGAGAAAAAACATGGGGAGTTGGTACTGGAGAACCGTCAATATTCAAATATTGTGCTATAGAGTTGGATTGATTTAATAGGTTTCGTAGGAACATCACTGGTTTTGTCGTAGAAGTTGGACGTACCAGGTGATTCAAGTATGTTGTTGAGAACATCAGACGCTGCTCTTCAAACCTTAATCCTTGGTTAAATTCTTGCTATAATTTTTTCGAAGGGGCAGTTCACGTTTGATGTGACTGactttttggcaattttttaccccctttaatttaaattgaaattgtaaGTATAAAACTTAAAGGTTGTGCAGCCGCAGGTGCATGTGGATCATCATCTTCAGAATCCAAACTTGAATCGGAGAATACTCTCTGAAGATGGTAAATTTCTTGTtctatttcttgtttctttttctttcaatcgtctttaaaccattttttagtaTCGCTATgggttctttcttcttcttaatcacAACTCGTGAGATTCTGCGAGACAAATAGCATCGGGAAAAAGTATGATTCAGTTTTTTATCATTCCGGAACCTTGAAATCTTCACTAGTTTGAGAAATAGGCAGTGTTGGTTGGTAAAATATTCTTCCTTAGTGGATTCCAAAAGGTTTATGAGATAAGATCATTTAATTCATCCCTCAACTgagccatttttctttcgacgCGGTTGAAAGCACTTCTTATATTGGCATTTGTAGCCACAAAAAGACCAGTAAGGTCATAATTAACTTAATTATGGATTTCAATCTCTAACTTTTTAATATCGGGGGTTTTCGTCGGATCCTCCGTGTACAGTAAAAATCACAATTGGTTTCACTAGCTGATCGAGAACACAGCTGATATTCGGCAAATTCTTCGAGATTCAAACGTTTTTCGAAGTCAATTGCGTGACTTAATGCTGTGGTTGATGAGTGATTTCCTTACCGAACTGCAATGTATGTTGGGCCGAAATTACTGACGCATTCTTTATTTCCGAATTCTAATAgcaatttaaaatatatttaaactcctgaaaagttttaattCATAAATATTTAGTTAACCGTTCCGAGGAATTTGGATTCCAGTGTAAATTGAGGGAATTGTTGTATATCTCGGCAACAACCCAATAATAAGGCAGACTAAAACGGTGTTTCATATGCATGAGTAGAGGGCTCTATTTATTTGTCGCAGTAAAACACATTGAGACGAGACATTTGTCATCTTGACTTACGTAGCAGACTTCTTGGGGCCAATAAATGAGGTCAATTTTTCTAGATATTTAATGGTGGTTGTACAAAATGGCCCATCATAATGTTTAGCATGACGGTAGTTTTTGGGCTCATATGATTTCCACGGGGATGGTTACAACATGGTGCCAGCCATTAAGAGAAGCAACTCTTTTTGGCAAAAGTGTATGATAAACCCCGCTCCTAATTATCTTGAATCCACCTTTATTAAATTTCTCAGTAAGTTCGTCCATTGAGTTTTGATGGTTTGATACACGTCGCTCTgtctttttaaatgaaaagcgGAACCGTGCACGCTCAATGCAATAATAGTTTTCAAAAGGCAGATTTTAACTCACAATTCATCTCGAAGATTTTTTCTATTGCTACttcttgaagttttttcttttcgtttctttctttttgagatCTTTGTGTGTCAGTCCTCTTCTTATCTTAAGTGTCtcctcttattatttttttttaaatttttgactaAGTTCTTTCTCTTGAACATCAGACAAcagtctttttttgttttcaaatttcagcATGCAAACTTCTGAGTTCATACAATCACAATCTTTTTGCAATTGTAGCTGAATATGAGGGACATATCCATTAGAATTTTGAACTGGTGAATCAATAGGCTTGGTCCTGATGCCTTCACAAACAGTTTCAACATCATCGTTGGGTTCAATGTCCATTGCTTTAGCTCAAATTTGCACAAATACACCTTCAGCTTTCATTGAAACCGCTCGATATTCTTTAAAGAAAATGGCAATTTTCCCAGGAAAAATCTACatcgtttttatttcgttccATTACTTTATGACTTGTTCTTGGCAAGACTTTCTACTATTTGTTCTCTCAAAAGCTCTTAAATAGCCTTTGAAAACAGACTGATATAGTTCGTTTTGGTTCATTATGCATAGTTGTTAAATTAGTCGAGCCAACATGATGCCGACGATCACATTATTGTGACGATCTagaaaaaaactaagtctTTGGGGTAGTTGCCAACATATCCATGGTGTACCGAGTGTTTTTGACGTCTTTGTGACGTACCATTGTGAATACCCCAACAACCCCCTTCGTCACAATTCGTCACAGTGGTCAGAAAACCATCGACCTCAGACCGTGACGTCATATGTGAACGG
The sequence above is drawn from the Daphnia pulicaria isolate SC F1-1A chromosome 1, SC_F0-13Bv2, whole genome shotgun sequence genome and encodes:
- the LOC124312076 gene encoding tubulin-specific chaperone D-like, whose translation is MTFLDPESMKLILSTQIPPRCTNPELYLRHGSILASGKVISALCQVAKDHQRRLPDELGDAAMESITQTCIDILEERFWRSFGGDPMRVAVCHFIQDLSSRGGFPLLDVVVDRWLKALRECLASADSNVQQSAISAVTALIGEYFRHQPVEKLTALLNHFLPEETH
- the LOC124323250 gene encoding tubulin-specific chaperone D-like, whose protein sequence is MPRFLLTVSLPKVIQQLCTCALITDKTLQWAESRKNALTALSLVCTTVGIQPSGVDQVTLAGIFRTFIDGFEDYTVDSRGDIGAIVRESAMYSIQVNTSQPDLLEADLIRSVLHAVAKQSTEQVRRNRLLAPNFFSSLVYCDHTIPHIEQLEELRSIIPPPPLDISTEKECFDLWMKMMRLDTYRKAVITGLVSSIGSLTESFRCICIY